In the Helianthus annuus cultivar XRQ/B chromosome 11, HanXRQr2.0-SUNRISE, whole genome shotgun sequence genome, one interval contains:
- the LOC110889837 gene encoding probable leucine-rich repeat receptor-like serine/threonine-protein kinase At3g14840 isoform X1 — translation MLLVILCVSLLPFAFASINTTCLPPEEVDALREIGRQLGKDWDFRQDPCRGWEISSDGEHENNVTCNLESNHTICHVVSISLKGQSLSGILPVEFVNLPYLLNLDLARNCLRGTIPPQWGSMQRIVDISLLVNRLNGSIPKELGNISTLKSLSVEDNMMSGAIPDDLGNLTSIERLVLSSNFFTGKLPLSFANMINMTEFRISGNNFSGKIPDFIGEWTSLTTLRIQASGLEGPIPSSITLLDSLTDLRISDLRGPDTVCPPFSNTARFKHLFLRSCNLIGQLPVLPQSLASSLKVLDFSFNKLNGSIPTSFSELNDTDYIYLTGNLLSGNVPDWMLSVGKKIDLSYNNFTYNNPPSCHVRETNLFASFSDDTISKKVSCLRSSDCQTNWSSMYIDCGGDGLSIGNDSYESDLEDGGASFFTSTESRWGFSNTGQFLGNDVSVDNYTVKNTSRLLMNNPGLYMSARVSSLSLTYYGFCLVNGSYNVSLHFAEIIFTDDETYSSLGRRVFDIYIQGERVEMDFDISNEAGGVGKEIVKSYTVNVNATLFIRLSWAGKGTTSIPSRGVYGPLISAISVKSNFWVPPKDGPLQGNGNGVSAGTVAGIVVGTLCLIILILGALWWRGCLRCRNAMQLELNGLELNTCTFTLRQIKTATNNFDVANKIGEGGFGSVYKGILPDGTLIAVKQLSSRSKQGNREFLNELGMISALQHPHLVKLHGCCIEGNQLLLAYEYMENNSLACALYGPKEWQLELNWPTRYRICLQIAKGLAFLHEESRLKIVHRDIKTTNVLLDKNLNAKISDFGLAKLDEDDNTHISTRIAGTYGYMAPEYALRGYLTDKADVYSYGIVLLEIVSGTSNIPDRTKENNFVLIDRAISLKTTGNLMELVDPKLNSKYDIQEMMVVINLAILCIAISPINRPTMSSVVSMLEGRIVPQEYVVEQGVQAAEIDPHTMMKQHKDTNESQITKMSIRCNDSSKSVVDLYPVDGFSDI, via the exons ATGTTGTTGGTAATTCTATGTGTTTCATTGCTACCTTTTGCTTTTGCATCCATCAACACAACTTGTCTTCCTCCCGAAGAAG TGGATGCACTGAGGGAGATTGGAAGACAGCTTGGTAAAGATTGGGATTTTAGACAGGATCCATGTCGTGGTTGGGAGATTTCTAGCGATGGAGAACACGAGAATAATGTCACTTGCAACCTGGAATCAAACCACACGATATGCCATGTCGTTAGCAT AAGCCTGAAAGGACAAAGCCTATCAGGCATTCTCCCAGTGGAATTCGTCAATCTTCCATACCTCCTGAATTT AGACTTAGCGCGCAACTGTCTCAGGGGCACCATCCCTCCACAATGGGGTTCCATGCAGCGAATTGTAGACAT TTCTCTTCTTGTGAATCGTTTAAACGGATCAATCCCAAAGGAACTCGGAAACATCAGCACATTGAAATCTTT atcCGTAGAGGACAACATGATGTCCGGAGCAATTCCTGATGACCTTGGGAATCTTACAAGCATTGAGAGATT AGTACTGAGCTCCAACTTTTTCACCGGGAAATTGCCTTTATCATTTGCAAATATGATCAATATGACGGAGTT TCGGATTAGCGGTAACAACTTCTCTGGGAAGATACCAGATTTCATTGGAGAATGGACAAGTCTCACAACCTT AAGGATTCAGGCCAGTGGATTGGAGGGACCAATACCTTCTAGCATTACTCTCTTGGACAGCCTAACAGACTT GAGAATCAGTGACTTGAGAGGACCAGACACCGTTTGTCCACCCTTTAGTAATACAGCGCGTTTCAAGCACCT GTTCTTGAGGAGCTGCAATTTAATAGGCCAGTTACCAGTCTTACCACAATCTCTTGCCTCAAGTCTGAAAGTCTT AGACTTCAGCTTTAACAAGCTTAACGGATCCATCCCTACAAGTTTCTCTGAACTAAATGATACAGATTATAT CTATCTTACTGGAAACTTGCTATCTGGAAATGTGCCTGATTGGATGCTCAGTGTTGGGAAAAAAAT TGATTTGTCGTACAACAATTTTACATATAATAACCCTCCCAGCTGTCATGTGCGGGAAAC gaaccTGTTTGCTTCGTTTTCAGATGATACCATCTC TAAGAAGGTCTCATGCTTGCGTAGCAGTGATTGTCAAACAA ATTGGTCTTCCATGTATATCGATTGTGGCGGGGATGGATTAAGCATTGGAAATGATTCTTATGAAAGTGACTTGGAAGATGGTGGTGCTTCATTTTTCACATCAACTGAAAGTCGATGGGGATTTAGCAACACTGGTCAATTTTTGGGTAATGATGTCAGCGTTGATAATTATACCGTGAAAAATACTTCTAGACTCTTGATGAACAACCCGGGATTGTACATGAGTGCACGAGTCTCATCTTTATCTTTGACATATTATGGTTTTTGTTTGGTTAATGGAAGCTACAATGTAAGCCTTCACTTTGCCGAGATCATTTTTACTGATGATGAGACATATAGCAGCCTTGGGAGGCGTGTATTCGATATCTACATTCAG GGTGAACGGGTGGAGATGGATTTTGATATCAGTAATGAAGCAGGTGGGGTTGGGAAAGAAATTGTGAAAAGTTATACGGTAAATGTTAACGCTACTTTGTTTATCCGACTCAGTTGGGCTGGGAAAGGAACAACCAGTATACCATCACGAGGAGTATATGGTCCTCTTATTTCAGCTATTTCTGTGAAGTCAA ATTTTTGGGTTCCACCTAAAGATGGACCTCTGCAGGGAAATGGAAATGGTGTGTCTGCAGGGACAGTGGCTGGAATTGTGGTTGGAACACTTTGCCTTATCATCTTAATTCTTGGAGCTTTATGGTGGAGGGGTTGTTTAAGATGCAGAAATGCAATGCAACTAG AGCTTAATGGTCTAGAGCTTAACACTTGTACCTTTACATTGAGGCAAATTAAAACCGCAACAAACAATTTTGATGTTGCTAATAAGATTGGAGAAGGCGGTTTTGGCTCTGTTTACAAG GGAATATTGCCAGATGGCACCTTAATAGCAGTAAAACAGCTTTCCTCTAGATCAAAGCAAGGAAATAGGGAGTTCTTGAATGAGTTGGGCATGATTTCTGCTTTGCAACACCCACATCTTGTGAAGCTCCATGGATGTTGTATTGAAGGAAACCAGTTGCTGCTAGCGTATGAATATATGGAAAATAACAGTCTTGCTTGTGCTTTATATG GGCCTAAAGAATGGCAATTGGAACTTAACTGGCCAACAAGATATAGGATATGCCTCCAAATAGCGAAAGGTCTTGCTTTTCTCCATGAAGAATCAAGATTAAAGATTGTGCACAGAGACATTAAAACAACAAATGTGCTGCTTGATAAGAATTTAAATGCCAAAATTTCTGATTTTGGTTTAGCTAAGCTTGATGAAGACGATAACACCCATATAAGCACCCGTATTGCTGGAACCTA TGGATATATGGCTCCCGAATATGCATTACGTGGTTACCTCACAGATAAAGCAGACGTCTATAGCTATGGAATTGTCCTCCTGGAGATCGTGAGCGGGACTAGTAACATTCCTGATAGGACAAAGGAGAATAATTTTGTTCTTATTGATCGG GCCATATCGTTGAAAACCACGGGTAATTTGATGGAGTTAGTTGACCCGAAGCTGAATTCCAAATACGACATTCAAGAGATGATGGTTGTTATAAATTTAGCCATTTTGTGCATTGCAATCTCTCCAATCAATAGGCCAACAATGTCATCAGTGGTTAGCATGCTCGAAGGAAGAATAGTTCCTCAAGAATATGTTGTTGAACAAGGTGTCCAAGCGGCTGAAATAGACCCTCACACAATGATGAAGCAACATAAGGATACAAACGAGAGCCAGATCACGAAAATGTCAATCCGGTGCAACGATTCCTCAAAATCTGTTGTTGATTTGTACCCAGTTGACGGTTTTAGTGACATTTAA
- the LOC110889837 gene encoding probable leucine-rich repeat receptor-like serine/threonine-protein kinase At3g14840 isoform X2 encodes MLLVILCVSLLPFAFASINTTCLPPEEVDALREIGRQLGKDWDFRQDPCRGWEISSDGEHENNVTCNLESNHTICHVVSISLKGQSLSGILPVEFVNLPYLLNLDLARNCLRGTIPPQWGSMQRIVDISLLVNRLNGSIPKELGNISTLKSLSVEDNMMSGAIPDDLGNLTSIERLVLSSNFFTGKLPLSFANMINMTEFRISGNNFSGKIPDFIGEWTSLTTLRIQASGLEGPIPSSITLLDSLTDLRISDLRGPDTVCPPFSNTARFKHLFLRSCNLIGQLPVLPQSLASSLKVLDFSFNKLNGSIPTSFSELNDTDYIYLTGNLLSGNVPDWMLSVGKKIDLSYNNFTYNNPPSCHVRETNLFASFSDDTISKKVSCLRSSDCQTNWSSMYIDCGGDGLSIGNDSYESDLEDGGASFFTSTESRWGFSNTGQFLGNDVSVDNYTVKNTSRLLMNNPGLYMSARVSSLSLTYYGFCLVNGSYNVSLHFAEIIFTDDETYSSLGRRVFDIYIQGERVEMDFDISNEAGGVGKEIVKSYTVNVNATLFIRLSWAGKGTTSIPSRGVYGPLISAISVKSNGPLQGNGNGVSAGTVAGIVVGTLCLIILILGALWWRGCLRCRNAMQLELNGLELNTCTFTLRQIKTATNNFDVANKIGEGGFGSVYKGILPDGTLIAVKQLSSRSKQGNREFLNELGMISALQHPHLVKLHGCCIEGNQLLLAYEYMENNSLACALYGPKEWQLELNWPTRYRICLQIAKGLAFLHEESRLKIVHRDIKTTNVLLDKNLNAKISDFGLAKLDEDDNTHISTRIAGTYGYMAPEYALRGYLTDKADVYSYGIVLLEIVSGTSNIPDRTKENNFVLIDRAISLKTTGNLMELVDPKLNSKYDIQEMMVVINLAILCIAISPINRPTMSSVVSMLEGRIVPQEYVVEQGVQAAEIDPHTMMKQHKDTNESQITKMSIRCNDSSKSVVDLYPVDGFSDI; translated from the exons ATGTTGTTGGTAATTCTATGTGTTTCATTGCTACCTTTTGCTTTTGCATCCATCAACACAACTTGTCTTCCTCCCGAAGAAG TGGATGCACTGAGGGAGATTGGAAGACAGCTTGGTAAAGATTGGGATTTTAGACAGGATCCATGTCGTGGTTGGGAGATTTCTAGCGATGGAGAACACGAGAATAATGTCACTTGCAACCTGGAATCAAACCACACGATATGCCATGTCGTTAGCAT AAGCCTGAAAGGACAAAGCCTATCAGGCATTCTCCCAGTGGAATTCGTCAATCTTCCATACCTCCTGAATTT AGACTTAGCGCGCAACTGTCTCAGGGGCACCATCCCTCCACAATGGGGTTCCATGCAGCGAATTGTAGACAT TTCTCTTCTTGTGAATCGTTTAAACGGATCAATCCCAAAGGAACTCGGAAACATCAGCACATTGAAATCTTT atcCGTAGAGGACAACATGATGTCCGGAGCAATTCCTGATGACCTTGGGAATCTTACAAGCATTGAGAGATT AGTACTGAGCTCCAACTTTTTCACCGGGAAATTGCCTTTATCATTTGCAAATATGATCAATATGACGGAGTT TCGGATTAGCGGTAACAACTTCTCTGGGAAGATACCAGATTTCATTGGAGAATGGACAAGTCTCACAACCTT AAGGATTCAGGCCAGTGGATTGGAGGGACCAATACCTTCTAGCATTACTCTCTTGGACAGCCTAACAGACTT GAGAATCAGTGACTTGAGAGGACCAGACACCGTTTGTCCACCCTTTAGTAATACAGCGCGTTTCAAGCACCT GTTCTTGAGGAGCTGCAATTTAATAGGCCAGTTACCAGTCTTACCACAATCTCTTGCCTCAAGTCTGAAAGTCTT AGACTTCAGCTTTAACAAGCTTAACGGATCCATCCCTACAAGTTTCTCTGAACTAAATGATACAGATTATAT CTATCTTACTGGAAACTTGCTATCTGGAAATGTGCCTGATTGGATGCTCAGTGTTGGGAAAAAAAT TGATTTGTCGTACAACAATTTTACATATAATAACCCTCCCAGCTGTCATGTGCGGGAAAC gaaccTGTTTGCTTCGTTTTCAGATGATACCATCTC TAAGAAGGTCTCATGCTTGCGTAGCAGTGATTGTCAAACAA ATTGGTCTTCCATGTATATCGATTGTGGCGGGGATGGATTAAGCATTGGAAATGATTCTTATGAAAGTGACTTGGAAGATGGTGGTGCTTCATTTTTCACATCAACTGAAAGTCGATGGGGATTTAGCAACACTGGTCAATTTTTGGGTAATGATGTCAGCGTTGATAATTATACCGTGAAAAATACTTCTAGACTCTTGATGAACAACCCGGGATTGTACATGAGTGCACGAGTCTCATCTTTATCTTTGACATATTATGGTTTTTGTTTGGTTAATGGAAGCTACAATGTAAGCCTTCACTTTGCCGAGATCATTTTTACTGATGATGAGACATATAGCAGCCTTGGGAGGCGTGTATTCGATATCTACATTCAG GGTGAACGGGTGGAGATGGATTTTGATATCAGTAATGAAGCAGGTGGGGTTGGGAAAGAAATTGTGAAAAGTTATACGGTAAATGTTAACGCTACTTTGTTTATCCGACTCAGTTGGGCTGGGAAAGGAACAACCAGTATACCATCACGAGGAGTATATGGTCCTCTTATTTCAGCTATTTCTGTGAAGTCAA ATGGACCTCTGCAGGGAAATGGAAATGGTGTGTCTGCAGGGACAGTGGCTGGAATTGTGGTTGGAACACTTTGCCTTATCATCTTAATTCTTGGAGCTTTATGGTGGAGGGGTTGTTTAAGATGCAGAAATGCAATGCAACTAG AGCTTAATGGTCTAGAGCTTAACACTTGTACCTTTACATTGAGGCAAATTAAAACCGCAACAAACAATTTTGATGTTGCTAATAAGATTGGAGAAGGCGGTTTTGGCTCTGTTTACAAG GGAATATTGCCAGATGGCACCTTAATAGCAGTAAAACAGCTTTCCTCTAGATCAAAGCAAGGAAATAGGGAGTTCTTGAATGAGTTGGGCATGATTTCTGCTTTGCAACACCCACATCTTGTGAAGCTCCATGGATGTTGTATTGAAGGAAACCAGTTGCTGCTAGCGTATGAATATATGGAAAATAACAGTCTTGCTTGTGCTTTATATG GGCCTAAAGAATGGCAATTGGAACTTAACTGGCCAACAAGATATAGGATATGCCTCCAAATAGCGAAAGGTCTTGCTTTTCTCCATGAAGAATCAAGATTAAAGATTGTGCACAGAGACATTAAAACAACAAATGTGCTGCTTGATAAGAATTTAAATGCCAAAATTTCTGATTTTGGTTTAGCTAAGCTTGATGAAGACGATAACACCCATATAAGCACCCGTATTGCTGGAACCTA TGGATATATGGCTCCCGAATATGCATTACGTGGTTACCTCACAGATAAAGCAGACGTCTATAGCTATGGAATTGTCCTCCTGGAGATCGTGAGCGGGACTAGTAACATTCCTGATAGGACAAAGGAGAATAATTTTGTTCTTATTGATCGG GCCATATCGTTGAAAACCACGGGTAATTTGATGGAGTTAGTTGACCCGAAGCTGAATTCCAAATACGACATTCAAGAGATGATGGTTGTTATAAATTTAGCCATTTTGTGCATTGCAATCTCTCCAATCAATAGGCCAACAATGTCATCAGTGGTTAGCATGCTCGAAGGAAGAATAGTTCCTCAAGAATATGTTGTTGAACAAGGTGTCCAAGCGGCTGAAATAGACCCTCACACAATGATGAAGCAACATAAGGATACAAACGAGAGCCAGATCACGAAAATGTCAATCCGGTGCAACGATTCCTCAAAATCTGTTGTTGATTTGTACCCAGTTGACGGTTTTAGTGACATTTAA